From the Haloarcula sp. H-GB4 genome, one window contains:
- a CDS encoding ThuA domain-containing protein yields the protein MTRVTVWNENVHEQEHEAVADLYPNGIHGAIATALEERGFDTETATLQEPEHGLTEDVLAETDVLTWWGHAAHDDVADEVVARVKERVLDGMGLIVLHSGHYSKIFRELMGTTCSLKWREAAETERLWVVEPGHPVTDGVDEYIELPETEMYGERFDIPAPDTLVFNSWFEGGEVFRSGCCYRRGAGRIFYFRPGHETYPIYHNDAVQQVLANACEWATAGDGPEPSFGNADPIEDIDESDERSVH from the coding sequence ATGACACGTGTCACGGTCTGGAACGAGAACGTCCACGAGCAGGAACACGAAGCTGTCGCGGACCTCTACCCCAACGGGATTCACGGCGCTATTGCCACAGCACTCGAAGAGCGCGGGTTCGACACGGAAACCGCGACACTTCAGGAACCCGAACACGGGCTCACCGAGGATGTACTGGCAGAAACGGATGTTCTGACCTGGTGGGGCCACGCCGCGCACGACGACGTTGCTGACGAGGTTGTCGCCCGAGTGAAAGAGCGGGTCCTCGACGGCATGGGGCTCATCGTCCTCCACTCGGGCCACTATTCCAAGATCTTCCGCGAACTGATGGGAACGACCTGCAGTCTGAAATGGCGCGAAGCCGCCGAAACCGAGCGGTTGTGGGTCGTCGAACCAGGTCACCCCGTCACCGACGGCGTCGACGAGTACATCGAACTCCCAGAAACCGAGATGTACGGCGAGCGCTTTGACATCCCCGCGCCGGACACGCTCGTGTTCAACTCTTGGTTTGAGGGCGGCGAGGTGTTCCGGTCAGGGTGTTGCTACCGCCGCGGAGCGGGCCGAATATTCTATTTCCGCCCGGGCCACGAGACCTATCCGATTTACCACAACGACGCGGTCCAGCAGGTCCTCGCCAATGCCTGTGAGTGGGCCACGGCTGGGGACGGTCCGGAGCCATCGTTTGGCAACGCCGACCCGATTGAGGACATTGACGAAAGCGACGAGCGGTCGGTCCACTGA
- a CDS encoding L-lactate permease yields the protein MSEHTLVLMALLPLATIAVLMVGLYQPATRTMPIAWAVAAIAAFVGWQMSPRLIAAASIRGALTATRILVIVFGAILLLYTLKQSGAFEVINAGFSSISDDRRVQVILLVFLMGSFIEGAAGFGTPAAIVGPLLVGLGFPPLAAVVVALTGNILAITFGAVGTPLIIGLRDVVFAEGTGASQQVLQQGGFESVGAYVAQIGLWAALIHAIVGIAIPFIGVAMMTRFFGEERSIKPALEVLPLCLFAWASFAIPYVATAYFLGPTFPALLGAMVGLLVVTTTLRAGYFLPDEEWDFGPQAQWPDHWIGSIEPGEGVGTTSGGSREGTVAADGGTATFEDSHSQDMSLGMAWLPYLLVAALLVVTRVVSPIQEFLSTNGVLLWNNILGTPFSEGVEMFYLPGSLFVLVAVITYALHGMSTDDIKASWSEALRNIAPAVVALWFAVATVMIMQRTGSAVVLEAAPTNAGMLGLLSEITASGTGQMFPFFSGFIGAFGAFIAGSNTVSDILFGLFQFQAAQQIGAPTQIVVAAQAVGGAIGNLIAIHNVVAALTVVGLIGEEGRVIRLELIPVLYYGVFTGILTLILAYVVAPGAF from the coding sequence ATGTCTGAACACACACTGGTGCTGATGGCACTGCTACCGCTGGCGACGATTGCAGTGTTGATGGTCGGGCTGTACCAGCCTGCAACACGGACGATGCCTATTGCGTGGGCGGTGGCAGCTATCGCCGCTTTCGTCGGCTGGCAGATGTCCCCCCGGCTGATTGCCGCCGCGTCGATACGCGGAGCGCTGACAGCGACCAGAATCCTGGTCATCGTCTTTGGGGCGATACTCCTGCTGTACACGCTGAAACAGTCAGGCGCGTTCGAGGTAATCAACGCAGGGTTCTCCTCGATTAGCGACGACCGGCGCGTGCAGGTCATCCTGCTCGTCTTCCTCATGGGCTCGTTCATCGAGGGCGCGGCCGGATTCGGGACGCCCGCGGCGATCGTCGGCCCGCTGCTGGTCGGTCTGGGCTTTCCCCCACTGGCCGCAGTGGTCGTTGCGCTCACGGGGAACATCCTCGCGATCACGTTCGGTGCGGTCGGGACGCCGCTGATCATCGGATTGCGTGACGTGGTGTTCGCAGAGGGCACGGGCGCCTCACAGCAGGTGCTGCAACAGGGTGGCTTCGAGAGCGTCGGCGCGTACGTCGCTCAGATCGGTCTGTGGGCGGCGCTCATCCACGCTATCGTCGGTATCGCTATTCCGTTTATCGGCGTGGCGATGATGACCCGGTTCTTCGGCGAGGAGCGATCGATCAAGCCGGCGCTTGAAGTCCTGCCGCTGTGCCTCTTCGCGTGGGCTTCCTTCGCAATCCCATACGTCGCGACTGCGTACTTCCTCGGGCCGACGTTCCCGGCACTGCTGGGTGCGATGGTTGGGCTACTCGTGGTCACGACCACGCTACGTGCCGGTTACTTCCTCCCCGACGAGGAATGGGACTTCGGCCCGCAGGCCCAGTGGCCGGACCACTGGATCGGCAGCATCGAACCCGGAGAGGGTGTCGGCACCACGTCGGGTGGCAGCCGAGAAGGAACTGTCGCAGCCGACGGTGGCACGGCAACGTTTGAAGACTCGCACTCGCAGGATATGTCGCTGGGGATGGCCTGGCTGCCCTATCTCCTCGTCGCCGCGCTGCTCGTCGTGACCCGCGTTGTCAGTCCGATTCAGGAGTTCCTCTCGACGAACGGTGTTCTGCTGTGGAATAACATCCTCGGCACGCCGTTCTCGGAGGGCGTCGAGATGTTCTACCTTCCCGGGAGTCTCTTCGTCCTCGTGGCCGTGATTACCTACGCGCTCCATGGGATGTCCACGGACGATATCAAGGCCTCGTGGAGCGAGGCGCTTCGAAACATTGCGCCGGCTGTCGTGGCGCTGTGGTTCGCTGTCGCGACAGTCATGATTATGCAACGGACCGGCAGTGCTGTCGTGCTGGAGGCCGCGCCGACCAACGCCGGGATGCTTGGCCTGCTGTCGGAAATAACAGCAAGTGGGACCGGACAGATGTTCCCGTTCTTCTCGGGCTTCATCGGCGCGTTCGGCGCGTTCATCGCCGGCTCGAACACGGTCAGCGACATCCTGTTCGGGCTGTTCCAGTTCCAGGCCGCTCAGCAGATCGGTGCGCCGACACAGATCGTCGTTGCCGCACAGGCAGTCGGCGGCGCAATCGGCAACCTCATCGCGATTCACAACGTGGTCGCCGCCCTTACCGTGGTCGGCCTTATCGGTGAGGAGGGGCGTGTCATCCGTCTCGAACTGATACCGGTGCTGTACTACGGCGTGTTCACGGGCATACTGACGCTCATCTTGGCCTACGTCGTGGCTCCAGGCGCGTTCTAA